In a genomic window of Dyadobacter fermentans DSM 18053:
- a CDS encoding T9SS type A sorting domain-containing protein: MFKFYACILAMWLCVHFAAFAQSPTIAFNNDYSWNACLNTTYRYGVTTTGAFNSDNQFSVQVRKTENSAFIAELPATLSNGRLEFVLKDSLAYSNIAVQFRAMASSPKVQSEWSNSIFIYSKGRVTLSSGNVRDTINAFDRATINFAGIGAGDIRVTLSDSSKFNFYGNPGGFSSDQTLIVPGTHPAYSIAHAENTCGAMLVSGRYQPVINATSIKAVSASPTQICENSDVKVTFSTLGTPFTAQTRYRLRFREAYPAGAPRVVEVPATLQGNLLVATFPDRLKLPNGLQFSVQVVTDNPSTVSSPAPSNLEIYPKTGANFNTSSQTVDIHSQTYLSVKTYGLPPFTVELNDGSIATSSYGSDVSFWLKPTKDQNYSIKTVTSGCGRLEVTDPEIVQVKVKPGIRFADGVQTICAAPNMRVKFVSSAQLTDATQFKIGVSPANGNRYFVDARRSGDYLEFSLPSGQNGSYYNQYQIVTTSPNFESNYTSDVVVQTQPTIRYYVSGWGSTTLTVPSRISLSYSLDGGGPFTVEEADGTIKTTPYTSMDGPQFFVKETTEYKVKSVSNGCFKNSNPSGVTLTLQPGSEAAIYIEPLKTAICNNDSLEITFGTVGQFGAGNKFSIQTNQPCCDFKAMRVVEQAGKYKVKVALTQIYSSDVEFRVASSNPVLFSNIERVRLNVPLSDFSLSPQTRPEEPQRYVITPTGAQIYLSANSQIHSMVYTDNGVEKNVVFDPYSNSVFTTPKPGEVNTYVVKSATNACGTVPVDKTTYIRAMPGFIQFSSLQAHVYCTGAPLAISFGITAGVETPDATYSLEIAPANTLDFRTLVSGQKSKHFSTTVPQDLTNGYYSLRIVSSDGSMSDPLNVQISTPATATLTAENGQGNPVKVDAGQSLWLRVRSEGASPIIAIFSNNTRHELSSGEQSIYVYPSKSEQYSIASISNVCGYGTASGKVDVSVNPRLTVNASSGSVCEGGSIGVSYELMGDVDLSNDYLVFSIRDQSNNSTIRLDSTRALKGNITLKLPNSLPGSYYAVVCSVAKYNLSSNVGVSVTTKPNVTLYGSTTINSGESTQLVIRANKYNTDIPTFTLSDGTTGNIYTGVGALNYVRVSPRQTTTYTITSINNACGNGQTAGSATVEVNPPSARSVTVTALTSQSGYSMCTGDTITLEYKTTGTFSAGNTFTAQISDSTGRNFRNIPTLPGARIQAVLPADLAPNAQYRIRLTASDPNTGSGAYGSPVVAMQKAKARFASETVIFDGINNPKVTVLLEGGGPWFYRFGTDASVMNRQSYTSTDVIELYQASPSQYYRLFSVSNGCGAGIIESPSTVKVEVVTAAEPNAPAFQVNVAPNPAQDMLTVKSGNNDEKRIQLISQTGNAVRNITTRRQEEQMDIRNLSPGIYVLQIESKGRMATFKVIKQ, from the coding sequence ATGTTTAAGTTTTACGCTTGCATTCTTGCAATGTGGCTCTGTGTTCATTTCGCCGCATTTGCACAATCCCCCACTATTGCCTTTAACAATGATTATTCATGGAACGCCTGCCTGAACACCACTTACCGGTACGGGGTCACAACCACCGGAGCATTCAATTCCGACAACCAGTTTTCGGTCCAGGTTCGGAAGACGGAGAATTCGGCATTTATTGCGGAATTACCGGCCACGCTCAGCAATGGTCGGCTGGAATTTGTGCTGAAAGATTCACTCGCCTATTCCAACATTGCCGTGCAGTTCAGAGCGATGGCATCATCCCCGAAAGTGCAGAGCGAATGGTCGAACAGCATTTTTATATATTCAAAAGGCCGCGTCACGCTGAGTTCCGGTAACGTCCGCGACACGATCAATGCATTCGACAGGGCTACGATCAATTTTGCCGGCATTGGTGCAGGCGATATCCGGGTAACATTGAGCGACAGCAGCAAATTCAATTTTTATGGTAACCCGGGCGGTTTCTCGTCGGATCAGACACTCATTGTGCCGGGGACGCATCCTGCGTACAGCATTGCCCACGCCGAAAACACTTGCGGCGCCATGCTGGTGAGCGGGCGTTATCAGCCGGTGATCAATGCGACTTCTATCAAAGCGGTTTCCGCTTCACCGACCCAGATTTGCGAGAATAGTGATGTGAAAGTAACATTTTCGACGCTTGGAACGCCATTTACGGCTCAAACGCGCTACCGACTGCGTTTTAGAGAAGCGTACCCGGCAGGCGCACCCAGAGTAGTTGAAGTTCCCGCCACGTTGCAGGGAAACTTGCTGGTAGCTACATTCCCCGACCGTTTGAAATTACCTAACGGACTGCAATTCAGCGTGCAGGTTGTTACGGACAATCCATCGACGGTGTCGTCGCCTGCGCCCTCAAACCTCGAAATATACCCGAAGACCGGTGCCAACTTCAACACGTCGAGCCAAACGGTGGACATTCATTCTCAAACCTATCTGAGTGTGAAGACCTATGGCCTGCCGCCTTTTACGGTAGAATTGAATGACGGCAGCATTGCGACGTCCAGCTACGGCAGCGACGTGTCCTTTTGGCTTAAACCGACGAAGGACCAGAATTACAGCATCAAAACCGTGACTTCCGGCTGCGGCCGGCTGGAAGTTACCGATCCGGAAATTGTACAGGTGAAGGTAAAGCCAGGCATTCGGTTTGCGGATGGCGTCCAGACCATTTGTGCAGCTCCCAATATGCGTGTAAAGTTCGTCAGCAGCGCGCAGCTCACCGACGCGACTCAATTTAAGATCGGGGTGAGTCCGGCGAATGGCAACAGGTACTTCGTAGACGCACGGCGATCGGGCGACTATCTTGAATTTTCACTGCCTTCCGGCCAGAATGGTTCTTATTACAACCAGTATCAGATCGTGACCACCAGTCCGAACTTCGAATCGAACTATACTTCCGATGTGGTGGTGCAAACGCAGCCGACCATACGCTACTACGTCAGCGGTTGGGGATCGACGACCCTGACCGTTCCTTCGCGCATTTCGCTCAGCTATTCGCTGGATGGCGGCGGCCCGTTTACGGTGGAAGAGGCTGACGGCACCATTAAAACCACTCCGTACACAAGCATGGACGGCCCCCAATTTTTTGTGAAAGAAACGACTGAGTACAAGGTCAAATCCGTGTCCAATGGTTGTTTCAAGAATAGCAATCCATCTGGTGTGACATTGACATTGCAGCCGGGCAGCGAAGCGGCCATTTATATTGAACCGCTCAAAACGGCCATCTGTAACAACGACAGCCTGGAAATCACGTTCGGTACAGTGGGTCAGTTCGGCGCGGGCAACAAATTCAGCATTCAAACCAACCAGCCGTGCTGCGACTTCAAGGCAATGAGAGTGGTGGAACAAGCGGGCAAATACAAGGTAAAAGTTGCATTAACGCAGATTTATTCTTCGGACGTCGAATTTCGCGTTGCGTCTTCTAATCCGGTGCTTTTCAGCAACATTGAGCGCGTGAGACTGAATGTACCTTTGAGCGATTTCTCACTTTCTCCGCAAACCCGGCCCGAAGAACCCCAGAGATATGTGATCACGCCAACGGGCGCGCAAATTTACCTGTCGGCCAACTCGCAGATCCACAGCATGGTTTACACGGATAATGGCGTGGAGAAAAATGTGGTTTTCGACCCGTATTCCAATTCCGTATTTACCACTCCAAAACCGGGCGAAGTAAATACTTACGTCGTCAAATCGGCTACCAATGCTTGCGGCACAGTCCCGGTGGATAAAACGACCTACATTCGTGCGATGCCCGGTTTTATCCAGTTTTCATCACTACAAGCCCATGTATACTGTACCGGCGCGCCGCTCGCGATTTCTTTCGGGATCACGGCCGGTGTGGAAACGCCCGATGCCACCTATTCGCTCGAAATCGCTCCGGCCAATACGCTGGATTTCAGAACGCTGGTAAGCGGACAAAAAAGCAAGCATTTTAGCACCACCGTACCGCAGGACCTGACGAACGGCTATTATAGCCTCCGCATTGTCTCGTCGGACGGGTCCATGTCCGACCCGCTGAATGTCCAGATTTCGACCCCGGCAACGGCTACGCTGACTGCGGAGAATGGACAGGGGAATCCGGTGAAAGTGGATGCCGGGCAAAGCCTATGGCTGCGTGTCCGGTCGGAAGGTGCCTCCCCGATTATTGCCATTTTCAGCAACAACACGCGTCACGAGTTATCCAGCGGCGAGCAGAGCATTTATGTATATCCATCAAAAAGTGAACAGTACAGCATCGCGTCGATCAGCAATGTATGCGGCTATGGCACTGCCAGCGGAAAAGTAGACGTTTCCGTGAACCCCAGGCTGACCGTGAATGCGTCGTCGGGCAGCGTTTGCGAAGGAGGCTCCATCGGCGTTAGTTATGAGCTGATGGGCGATGTGGATCTATCGAATGACTACCTGGTTTTTTCAATCAGGGATCAATCCAACAACAGCACAATCCGCCTCGATTCGACGCGTGCGCTTAAAGGAAACATCACTTTGAAACTGCCCAACTCATTGCCCGGCAGCTATTATGCCGTCGTTTGTTCAGTGGCTAAATACAACCTTTCGTCGAATGTGGGCGTAAGCGTTACGACAAAACCCAATGTGACGCTTTATGGCAGCACAACCATCAACAGCGGCGAAAGCACGCAGCTCGTGATCCGCGCCAACAAGTACAATACCGACATTCCGACCTTCACGCTCTCGGATGGAACAACCGGCAATATCTACACCGGCGTAGGCGCATTGAACTACGTGCGGGTTTCTCCAAGGCAAACGACGACCTACACCATTACCTCCATCAACAATGCGTGCGGCAACGGCCAGACGGCCGGGTCGGCGACCGTTGAAGTGAACCCGCCTTCGGCCCGCTCCGTGACGGTGACAGCGCTGACTTCCCAATCCGGATACAGCATGTGTACCGGCGATACCATTACCCTGGAATACAAAACCACCGGCACATTCTCTGCCGGGAACACATTTACGGCACAAATTTCGGACAGTACCGGCCGGAATTTCCGCAACATCCCGACATTGCCGGGAGCCAGAATCCAGGCCGTACTACCCGCCGACCTCGCGCCCAATGCACAATACCGCATTCGCCTCACGGCCTCTGACCCGAACACCGGGAGCGGCGCCTACGGATCGCCGGTGGTGGCTATGCAAAAGGCCAAAGCCCGATTTGCTTCCGAAACGGTGATTTTTGATGGCATCAATAATCCGAAGGTGACGGTGCTGCTGGAAGGCGGCGGTCCGTGGTTTTACCGCTTCGGGACGGATGCGTCGGTGATGAACCGCCAGTCCTATACCTCCACGGACGTGATCGAACTCTACCAGGCGTCGCCAAGTCAGTATTATCGCCTGTTCAGCGTGTCGAACGGCTGCGGCGCGGGTATTATCGAATCCCCGTCCACGGTGAAAGTGGAGGTCGTCACGGCAGCAGAGCCCAATGCACCTGCATTCCAGGTGAACGTCGCTCCAAACCCGGCCCAGGATATGCTCACCGTGAAATCCGGCAATAATGATGAAAAACGCATTCAGCTGATTTCCCAAACCGGCAACGCCGTACGCAACATTACCACGCGCCGCCAGGAAGAGCAAATGGACATCCGCAACCTTTCTCCCGGCATTTACGTGCTCCAAATCGAATCGAAAGGCAGGATGGCGACATTCAAAGTCATCAAACAATAA
- a CDS encoding DUF4834 family protein translates to MKLVFNILFILLLLIAFVPFFRRFLFHLLVGRQLVKQQEKAYRAQQQAERARTKPGGIRVDSTPPDSSESSRFKGGEYVDYEEVK, encoded by the coding sequence ATGAAACTGGTATTTAATATATTATTCATACTCCTGCTCCTGATCGCGTTTGTGCCGTTTTTCCGGCGGTTCCTTTTCCACTTGCTGGTGGGCAGGCAGCTGGTCAAGCAGCAGGAAAAAGCATACCGCGCCCAACAGCAGGCCGAACGCGCCCGCACCAAGCCCGGGGGCATCCGGGTGGACAGCACGCCGCCCGACAGCAGCGAGTCGTCGAGGTTCAAAGGCGGCGAGTATGTGGATTATGAGGAAGTGAAATAA
- the bshA gene encoding N-acetyl-alpha-D-glucosaminyl L-malate synthase BshA, which produces MKIGIVCYPTFGGSGVVATELGKALAKAGHQVHFITYSQPQRLDFFNENLYYHEVNIPAYPLFQYPPYESALSSEMVHVVANAGLDLLHVHYAIPHASSAYLAKQILAAQGIHIPVITTLHGTDITLVGKDPSYEPVVTFSINQSDGITTVSESLKKDTYDHFKITKDIEVIPNFIDLDRFNRQKKDHFKLAICPNNEKLIVHTSNFRKVKRIDDVIMIFEKLRTLLPSKLLLVGDGPDRMRIERLCKDLDMLSDVRFLGKLDAIEEVLSVADLFLMPSESESFGLAALEALACEVPIITSNAGGLPELNVHGVTGFLSDVGDVEDMVKHAAYILDDANLPTFKANALARAKEFDVAKILPHYEAYYERVVENSKAVDLA; this is translated from the coding sequence ATGAAAATTGGTATCGTATGCTATCCTACCTTCGGAGGAAGCGGTGTGGTAGCTACCGAGCTTGGAAAAGCGCTTGCGAAAGCCGGCCACCAGGTTCATTTCATTACCTATTCCCAGCCCCAACGGCTGGATTTTTTTAATGAGAACCTCTATTATCATGAAGTAAATATACCTGCCTATCCGTTGTTCCAGTACCCGCCTTACGAGTCGGCGCTTTCGAGCGAAATGGTGCATGTGGTAGCCAATGCGGGCCTCGATTTACTCCACGTACATTACGCGATCCCGCACGCATCGTCGGCGTACCTCGCCAAACAGATCTTAGCCGCACAGGGCATTCATATCCCGGTGATTACGACGCTGCACGGAACGGACATCACGCTGGTCGGAAAAGACCCTTCTTACGAGCCGGTGGTTACATTCAGTATTAATCAATCGGACGGCATTACCACTGTTTCCGAATCACTTAAAAAAGATACCTACGATCATTTCAAGATCACCAAGGACATTGAGGTAATCCCCAACTTTATCGATCTCGACCGGTTCAACCGGCAAAAGAAAGACCATTTCAAACTTGCCATCTGTCCCAACAACGAAAAGCTTATTGTCCATACCTCCAATTTCAGGAAAGTAAAGCGGATCGACGACGTGATCATGATCTTCGAAAAGCTGCGCACGCTCCTGCCGAGCAAACTGCTCCTCGTAGGCGACGGCCCCGATCGTATGCGCATCGAGCGCCTGTGCAAGGACCTGGATATGCTGTCGGACGTCCGTTTCCTCGGTAAGCTGGATGCTATCGAAGAAGTACTTTCCGTGGCCGACCTGTTCCTGATGCCTTCGGAATCGGAGAGCTTCGGCCTCGCGGCCCTCGAAGCATTGGCCTGCGAAGTGCCCATTATCACGTCCAATGCCGGCGGACTGCCTGAGCTGAACGTGCATGGCGTAACCGGCTTCCTGAGCGACGTGGGTGATGTGGAAGACATGGTGAAGCACGCCGCCTATATCCTCGACGATGCCAACCTGCCGACCTTCAAAGCCAATGCCCTGGCGAGAGCGAAGGAGTTTGATGTGGCCAAAATTCTACCGCATTATGAAGCCTATTACGAGCGCGTGGTGGAGAACAGCAAGGCGGTCGATCTGGCATAG
- a CDS encoding geranylgeranylglycerol-phosphate geranylgeranyltransferase, which translates to MNVSARPKITTWDYVTGSARLVRMTNLIIVVLTQYLTRILLIGPRHEWKSIVSDPDMFVLSLSTVCIAAAGYIINDYFDVKIDIVNKPERVVVGRYLKRRWAMGAHQVLNVLGAVLGLVVSPYIFIINVFSITLLWFYSERYKRLPFIGNFIVSLLTGLTLLILTVHYQENRHLVFIYAVFSFFISLIREVVKDMEDIRGDEAHGCRTLPIIWGIRRTKTFLYSMIVIFVLTLFVMARALQNNLLTLLFLLLLIPIAWLALRLYQADTRRDFREISSLCKIVMLLGLITMIWA; encoded by the coding sequence ATGAATGTGTCGGCCAGACCCAAGATCACAACGTGGGATTATGTCACCGGGAGTGCGCGTCTTGTGCGCATGACCAACCTGATCATTGTGGTCCTGACGCAATACCTCACCCGCATTCTCCTCATTGGCCCAAGGCATGAATGGAAGTCGATCGTTTCCGACCCGGACATGTTTGTCCTTTCGCTCTCGACGGTGTGCATTGCCGCTGCCGGTTACATTATAAACGATTATTTCGATGTCAAGATCGACATCGTGAACAAGCCCGAACGCGTGGTGGTGGGGCGCTACCTAAAACGCCGCTGGGCCATGGGGGCGCACCAGGTGCTCAATGTACTGGGCGCGGTGCTGGGGCTGGTGGTGAGTCCCTACATCTTCATTATCAACGTGTTTTCCATCACCCTGCTCTGGTTCTATTCCGAACGTTACAAGCGGCTGCCCTTCATCGGGAATTTCATCGTTTCGCTGCTTACCGGGCTTACCTTGCTGATACTCACGGTGCATTACCAGGAAAACAGGCATCTGGTGTTCATCTACGCCGTGTTCTCGTTCTTCATTTCGCTCATCCGCGAGGTGGTGAAGGATATGGAGGATATCCGCGGCGACGAAGCACACGGTTGCCGCACATTGCCGATCATCTGGGGCATCCGCCGCACCAAAACGTTCCTGTACTCGATGATCGTCATTTTTGTACTCACCCTTTTCGTGATGGCCCGGGCGCTGCAGAACAACCTGCTCACGCTGCTTTTCCTGCTCCTGCTGATCCCGATCGCCTGGCTCGCCCTGCGCCTCTACCAGGCCGACACCCGCCGCGATTTCAGGGAAATCAGCAGCCTTTGCAAGATCGTCATGCTCCTGGGGCTGATCACCATGATCTGGGCCTGA
- a CDS encoding TapB family protein, giving the protein MKKLILWSIACVMMLSLRAFAQQCAGYDFKEGSGFEMNNFDGKGKAIGKLIYKITKVAAEGSNTVVTIDMESFSSKGKSEFKNTYQMKCDGNVLILDAASMISQEQLKSFQNMEMKFTYDNIEIPSKLAAGDKLKDASVKGEGKSGPMPVTFNMVIKNRTVAGQEKLTIPAGSYDVYKINSDMDMAMVMGFPVKMEMQTVSYRAPGVVWDLKTETYRKGKLMGYSELAKIY; this is encoded by the coding sequence ATGAAAAAGTTGATCCTATGGAGCATCGCATGCGTGATGATGCTCAGCCTGAGGGCGTTTGCCCAGCAATGTGCCGGCTATGACTTTAAAGAAGGAAGCGGGTTTGAGATGAACAACTTCGACGGCAAGGGCAAAGCCATTGGCAAGCTGATTTACAAAATCACCAAAGTAGCAGCGGAAGGCAGCAACACGGTGGTGACGATCGACATGGAGTCTTTCAGCAGTAAAGGTAAATCCGAATTCAAAAACACTTACCAGATGAAATGCGACGGCAATGTGCTGATCCTTGACGCCGCGTCGATGATCAGCCAGGAGCAGCTGAAATCGTTTCAGAATATGGAAATGAAATTTACCTACGACAATATCGAAATCCCTTCCAAGCTAGCCGCGGGCGATAAGTTAAAGGATGCGTCCGTCAAAGGTGAAGGGAAGTCGGGGCCGATGCCGGTGACTTTTAATATGGTGATCAAAAACCGTACGGTAGCCGGACAGGAAAAGCTAACGATCCCGGCCGGGAGCTATGACGTGTATAAAATCAATTCAGATATGGACATGGCCATGGTTATGGGCTTTCCGGTGAAGATGGAAATGCAAACGGTTTCCTACCGCGCGCCCGGCGTGGTGTGGGACCTGAAAACCGAAACTTACCGCAAAGGAAAACTGATGGGGTACAGCGAACTGGCCAAAATCTATTGA
- the purN gene encoding phosphoribosylglycinamide formyltransferase, producing the protein MKRIAIFASGSGSNAENICEYFAHREDVDVSLIFTNNPMAGVIKRALKSQIPVVFFDRKTFYHTGKIPQILQNEGIDLVVLAGFMMLVPPVLVEAFPNKMINIHPALLPKYGGKGMYGHFVHEAVVNAGETESGITIHYVNEHYDEGDIIFQASCEVTPGDSPDDVARKVHTLEYAHYPRVIDEILNRQ; encoded by the coding sequence ATGAAGAGAATTGCCATTTTTGCATCCGGCTCGGGGTCCAATGCCGAGAACATTTGTGAGTATTTCGCCCATCGCGAGGATGTGGACGTGTCGCTGATATTCACGAACAACCCCATGGCCGGAGTGATCAAAAGGGCGCTTAAATCGCAAATCCCCGTCGTTTTCTTCGACAGAAAAACCTTTTACCATACCGGCAAAATTCCGCAGATCCTGCAAAACGAAGGCATAGACCTGGTGGTGCTCGCCGGATTTATGATGCTCGTACCACCTGTGCTCGTAGAAGCATTCCCGAATAAAATGATCAACATTCATCCGGCATTGCTTCCGAAATACGGCGGAAAAGGCATGTACGGGCATTTCGTGCACGAGGCGGTTGTGAATGCCGGCGAAACCGAATCGGGCATCACGATCCATTATGTGAACGAGCATTACGACGAAGGAGACATCATTTTCCAGGCCAGCTGCGAGGTGACACCCGGCGACTCGCCCGACGACGTCGCACGCAAGGTACACACCCTCGAATACGCGCATTATCCGCGCGTGATCGACGAAATCCTGAACAGACAGTAA